The following DNA comes from Novosphingobium sp. PP1Y.
GCGAATCATTTTCGCCCAGCGCAATCAGTTCAACGCGATTGGGGCTGCTCATGCGCCAAAGACCGACCGTCGCCTTCTGCTGCCTCGCGAACCGGCAAAGCAGAGCTTGCACACGGGATACGAATTGCGCCTGACGATCCTCTGCCAGACCACGACAGGAAACCCAGGCTTCGGAAAGCGAATAGCGCTTGCCCTCATCCTGCCGGACCGCCCCCTCGCACACCAGGGTCTTGAGGAGGTTGAGGCAGCTGGAAGGACTGAGACCGAGTGACCGTGCGACCTGGGCCAGAGTCAGCGCCTCGCTCCGAACCGACAACAGGCGCAGGATTGCGATCGCATGGGAAACTGAACGAACTGGGCCGACCATATTCATTAGATAAAATTCCTAAGTGTGAATTACAATGCAGAATATTGAATTTTCCGCGCAAGATTGTAATGCGACTGCTTTCATAGAGGACTTCGAATCATGGACATGCTCAAAGGCAAGGTGATCGCCGTGACCGGGGCTGGCCGGGGCGTGGGCCGCGAGATCGCGCTGCTTTGCGCGCGCCACGGGGCGGCGGTGGTGGTCAACGATCCTGGAGTCAGCGGCGAGGGCGACGGCGAGGATGCAGGGCCTGCCCTCCAGACCGCCCGGGAAATCGTCGCCGCGGGCGGACAGGCCCATGCCAACCTTGCCAGCGTCACCGCTCCGCAAGGCGCGGCATCGATCATCGACGACGCCGTGCAGCAGTTCGGCAGAATCGATGCCGTGGTCAACAATGCCGGCATTCTGCGAGACACGATCTGGCACAAGATGAGCCATGAGGACTGGCGCGCGGTCATCGACGTTCATCTCAACGGCTGCTTCAACGTGTCGAAGGCGGCGACCCCCTATTTCCGGGAACAGCGGTCGGGCAGTTTCATCCATTTCACCTCGACCTCGGGCCTGATCGGCAACATCGGCCAGGCCAATTACAGCGCGGCCAAGCTGGGCATCGTCGGCCTGTCGCAATCCATCGCACTCGATATGGCGCGGGTGGGCGTGCGCTCCAATTGCATCGCGCCCTTCGCCTGGAGCCGGATGACCTCATCGATCCCCGCCGAAACGGACGATCAGAAGCAGCGCGTCGAGCGGCTCAAAACGATGAGCGCGGACAAGATCGCGCCGCTCGTGGTCTATCTCGCCTCGGACGCGGCAAGGGATGTGACGAATCAGATATTCTCGGTTCGCAAGAATGAAATCCTCCTGTTCAGCAAACCGCGCCCAGTCCGTTCGATGACCAGGACGGAAGGCTGGACGCCGCAGGACATTGCCGATCAGCTGATTCCCGCCTTCAGGCCAAGCTTCGCGCGCGCCGACGAGGTTTCGGCCGACGTGTTCCCTTACGATCCCGTATGATTACCGCTCCCCGCTGAAATTGAGGTGCACTATGCGCAATACCGGAATGGATGACGACGTTTTCGATCAATTCGTGGAGCAGGTGCACCGCTATGTTCGCGAACGGCTCATTCCGATCGAGAAGGATGTCATCGAGAACGATGCCGTCCCCGAGGAAATCGTGCAGGAGATGCGCGACATGGGCCTGTTCGGCCTGACCGTTCCCGAGGAATTCGGCGGCGCGGGGATGAACATCGATCAGTATGCGCGCACCATTCATGCCCTGTCCTATGCCATGCCGGCCTTCCGCTCGCTGGTCTCGATCAACATCGGCATGGTCTGTTCGGCCTTCAAGAACGGCGGAACCGAGGCGCAGAAGGCCCAGTGGCTGCCGCGCATCGCAGCGGGGGAAATCGCCTCGTTCGGCCTGACCGAGCCGGGTTCCGGTTCGGATTCTGCCGGAATGCAGACCACCGCGGCAAAGACGGCCGATGGCTGGGTGCTCAACGGCACCAAGCGTTACATCACCAATGCCCCCTACGCGAAGGTTGCGGTGATCATGGCCCGCACGAGCAAGGACAACCTTCCGAAGAACGCGCATGTTTCCGCGTTCATCGTTCCCATGGACACGCCCGGCGTTTCGGTTGGCAAGAACGACAAGAAGATGGGCCAGGCAGGCAGTTCCATCGCCGACATCATCCTTGACGACGTGCGGTTGCCCGGCGATGCCCTGCTGGGCGGCGAGCTTGGCCGGGGCTTCGTCTTTGCCATGCAGAGCCTGGACAACGGGCGGATTTCGGTGGGCGCCATGGCGACGGCGCAGGCCAGGCGCGCGCTCGATTCGGCGATCCGCTATGCCACCGAACGCAAGGCATTCGGCGAGCCGATCGCCAATTTCCAGCTGATCCAGCAGATGCTCGCGGAAAGCGAGACGGAGATCTACGCCGCCGAATGCATGATGGCCGATGTCACCGCCCGCGCCGATCGCGGCGAGAACGTGCTGCGCAAGGCGGCCGCGCTCAAGGTCTTCGCCTCGGAAATGTGCGGCCGCGTCGTCGATCGCTGCGTCCAGATCCATGGCGGCGCGGGCTATCTTGCCGAATACGATGCCGAACGCTTCTTCCGCGACGCACGCGTGTTCCGCATTTACGAAGGCACCACCCAGATCCTGCAATTGCAGATCGCCAAGCACATGCTGCGCGAATTCAACGCCGGCAGCCGGGGCTGACCTGCCATGTATGACCTGCTGGACGGCCTGACGATCATCGAGGCAAGCTCGTTCGTCGCCTCGCCGTCCGCTGGCCTTTATTGCGCGCAGATGGGCGCCGAGGTCATTCGCGTCGACCAGATCGGCGGCGGCCCGGACTTCCGCCGCTGGCCGGTCACCCAGGCCAACGATTCGCTCTACTGGGAAAACCTCAACCGGGCGAAGAAATCGGTCGCGCTCGATCTCGGCAGGCCGGAAGGGCGCGAACTGCTGCAGGAACTGGTGCGAAGCGTTGGCCAGTTCATCACCAACTTCCCCGCCGAGGGGTTCCTCGGGCATGACAGGCTGGCGCAGGGCTGCCCGGGGCTGGTGACGATCCGCGTCATGGGCTGGCCCGATGGCGCGCCCGCGCTCGACTACACGGTGAACAACGCGGTCGGCTATCCGATGATGACCGGGCCGGGACCCGATCCGGTCAACCACGTGCTTCCCGCGTGGGACCTGCTCACCGGCGCCTATGCCGCATTCGCGCTGATGGCCGCGCTGCGCCGCCGCGATGGCAGCGGGCAGGGCTGCGAGGTGCGCATTCCGCTGTCCGACGTCGCCATAGGCACGGTGGCCAACCTCGGCGGGGTGGCCGAGATGGTCTATGAAGACGCCAACCGGCCGCGCACCGGCAATGCCGTCTATGGCCTGTTCGGGCGCGATTTCGTGACAGCCGACGGCCAGCGGACCATGATCGTGGTGGTCACGCCGCGCCAATGGTCGAACCTGATCAGCGTGCTCGGCATCGGCGAGGCCATCGCCGCCATAGAGGCGACGCGCGGCGTGTCCTTCGCCAGGGACGATGGCCTGCGCTTTGCCCACCGCGACGCCCTGTTCTCGCTGTTCGAGGCAGCGATTGCGGCGCGCGGCCATGCAGAACTGGCCGCGGCCTTCGATGCCGCGGGCGTGGTCCATTCCGCCTATCGCACCATGCTCGACGCGGTGAACGATCCGGCCATGGTGGCGGACAATCCGATCTTCGGTTCCGCTCCGAACCCCAGCCATCTGGTCTATCCCGCCGCAGGAGCCTTCGCCTCGGTTCCGCAGGTGGAGCGCACCGCCCCGCAGAGCGCCCCGCGCAATGGCCAGCACAGCGAAGAGGTGCTCAGCCAACGCCTCAACCTCTCCTCGGGCGAAATCGCCCGCCTCATCGACTCCGGAATCGTAGGAACCGCCGCATGACCCAGCTCCGCACCCAAAGTCTGCGAAGGGCCGCCATCGTCGCGCCCCTTCGCACCGCCGTCGGCAAGTTCGGCGGATCGCTGTCCTCGATGGGCGCAGGCGATCTCGGTGCCGTCATCATCAAGGCGCTGATCGAGCGAACCGGGATCGATCCCGCACGGGTCGATGATGTCGTTTTTGCCCAAGGCTATGGCAATGGCGAGGCCCCGGCGATCGGGCGCTGGTCGTGGCTGGCGGCGGGCTATCCGATCGAGGTTCCCGGCTACCAGCTTGACCGGCGCTGCGGCTCAGGGCTCCAGGCGGTGATCGACGCGGCGATGATGGTCCAGACCGGCGCCAGCGACGTGGTGCTGGCGGGCGGTGTCGAGTCCATGTCCAACGTCGAACATTACACGACCCAGATCCGCAAGGGCGTGAAGTCGGGCGGGTTGGAACTGCACGATCGGCTGACGCGCGGGCGGGTGATGAGCCAGCCGATTTCGCGCTTTGGCGTCATCACCGGCATGATCGAAACGGCAGAAAATTGCGCCAAGGATTATGGTATCACGCGCGAGGCTTGCGATGCCTATGCCGTTCGCAGCCACCAGCGCGCCACGGCAGCCTGGGCGAACGGCCTGTTCGCCGATGAACTGGTTCCCGTGCCCGTCCCGCAGCGCAAGGGCGATCCCGTGCTGTTCGCTCACGACGAGGGCTACCGTGCCGATGCCACGATGGAATCGCTCGGTGCGCTGCGTCCGCTCGAAGGCGGGGTGGTGACGGCGGGCAATGCCAGCCAGCAGAACGATGCCGGTGCCGCCTGCCTCGTCGTCGCCGAGGACAAGCTGGAGGAACTGGGACTCGAACCTATCGCCTGGTTCCATTCATGGGCCGCGGCAGGCTGCGAACCGAGCCGCATGGGCATCGGCCCGGTGCCGGCGGTCGAGCGGCTCTTCCGCCGCTCGGGCCTTGGCTGGAATGATCTCGGCGTGATCGAACTCAACGAGGCCTTCGCCCCGCAAGTGCTCGCCGTGCTCAAAGGCTGGGGCTGGTCGGACGACGACAGCCGGCACGAGATTCTCAACGTCAACGGTTCGGGCATCTCGCTCGGGCACCCGATTGGCGCGACGGGCGGGCGCATCCTCGCCAATCTGACGCGCGAGATGCAGCGGCGCGGAAGCCGCTATGGCCTCGAAACGATGTGCATCGGCGGCGGCCAGGGCCTCGCCGCGATTTTCGAGAAGGCATGATGCCAAATTCCTCACCATTCGAAAAAGCACTCGAAGGCGCACGGAGCTTCCGCGCCGCCGCACTCGACAAGCTGCGCCTGCGGCTTGAGGTGAGCCATATCGACACCGAGCAGCGCGCTGCCCACGGCTTTGCCTGGGTAGCGACATCGGTCGCCGCGCTGGAGGCGGTGGCGGAATGGCTGGAGGCGGGCGGTAATGCCAATCCGCTTGATGCCAAGGTGGCCCGGCTGGCCTTCGCCGAAACGATCTCGCAGTTGATCGGCGGCCTGCCGATGGGGCAGAACGAGATATTCCGCCCCGGCGACCTCGATCTTGGCGAAGCGGCCTTTGCCCTGCGCGAAGCCGCACTCGACGTGATCCACGGCGATCATGCGAAAGCCCGCGCCGATGTGGCCGCTGCGCTCGCCGAAGGGCAGTGGCCGTCCGAGACGTTCCACGACAGCGAACTCGACGCGATCCGCGACCAGTATCGCAGGTTCACCGATGCCGAGATCATTCCCCATGCCCACAAGTGGCACCTGGCCAATGATCTGATCCCGGACGAGACGGTGCAGCACATGGCCGATCTCGGCACTTTCGGCGTGTGCATTCCGGAAGAATTCGGCGGGTTGGGCCTCGGCAAGCTGGTGATGTGCCTCGTCACCGAGGAACTCTCGCGCGGGTGGATCGGCACCGGATCGCTCGGCACCCGCTCGGAAATCGCGGGCGAGCTGATCGTGCTCGGCGGCACCGAGGCGCAGAAGGCGCACTGGCTGCCAAAGATCGCCAGCGGCGAGGTGCTGCCCACCGCCGTGTTTACCGAGCCCGATGTCGGCTCTGACCTCGGCAGCCTGCAAACCCGCGCCCGGCAGGATGCTTCGGGCGAATGGGTGATCGATGGGGCCAAGACCTGGATCACCCACGCCGCTCGGTCTGACCTGATGACCATGCTCACCAGGACGCTGCCCGATGCCAGGGGCTATGCCGGGCTGTCGATGCTGCTGGTGCCCAAGCCACGCGGGACCGAGGGTGATCCCTTCCCCGCCGAGGGCATGGCGGGGAGCGAGATCGAGGTGCTCGGCTATCGCGGCATGCGCGAATTTGCGCTCTCGTTCGATGGCATGCGCGCGCCCGCCGATGCGCTGCTCGGGGGCGAGGAAGGACAGGGCTTCAAGCAGATCATGCGCACCTTCGAAGGCGCGCGCATCCAGACCGCCGCGCGTGCCGTGGGCGTCGCCCGCCGCGCGCTCGAACTGGGGCTCGACTATGCGCTTGCCCGCAAGCAGTTCGGCAAGGCGATCGTCCAGTTCCCGCGCGTGGCCGACAAG
Coding sequences within:
- a CDS encoding SDR family NAD(P)-dependent oxidoreductase; this encodes MLKGKVIAVTGAGRGVGREIALLCARHGAAVVVNDPGVSGEGDGEDAGPALQTAREIVAAGGQAHANLASVTAPQGAASIIDDAVQQFGRIDAVVNNAGILRDTIWHKMSHEDWRAVIDVHLNGCFNVSKAATPYFREQRSGSFIHFTSTSGLIGNIGQANYSAAKLGIVGLSQSIALDMARVGVRSNCIAPFAWSRMTSSIPAETDDQKQRVERLKTMSADKIAPLVVYLASDAARDVTNQIFSVRKNEILLFSKPRPVRSMTRTEGWTPQDIADQLIPAFRPSFARADEVSADVFPYDPV
- a CDS encoding acyl-CoA dehydrogenase family protein; amino-acid sequence: MRNTGMDDDVFDQFVEQVHRYVRERLIPIEKDVIENDAVPEEIVQEMRDMGLFGLTVPEEFGGAGMNIDQYARTIHALSYAMPAFRSLVSINIGMVCSAFKNGGTEAQKAQWLPRIAAGEIASFGLTEPGSGSDSAGMQTTAAKTADGWVLNGTKRYITNAPYAKVAVIMARTSKDNLPKNAHVSAFIVPMDTPGVSVGKNDKKMGQAGSSIADIILDDVRLPGDALLGGELGRGFVFAMQSLDNGRISVGAMATAQARRALDSAIRYATERKAFGEPIANFQLIQQMLAESETEIYAAECMMADVTARADRGENVLRKAAALKVFASEMCGRVVDRCVQIHGGAGYLAEYDAERFFRDARVFRIYEGTTQILQLQIAKHMLREFNAGSRG
- a CDS encoding CoA transferase encodes the protein MYDLLDGLTIIEASSFVASPSAGLYCAQMGAEVIRVDQIGGGPDFRRWPVTQANDSLYWENLNRAKKSVALDLGRPEGRELLQELVRSVGQFITNFPAEGFLGHDRLAQGCPGLVTIRVMGWPDGAPALDYTVNNAVGYPMMTGPGPDPVNHVLPAWDLLTGAYAAFALMAALRRRDGSGQGCEVRIPLSDVAIGTVANLGGVAEMVYEDANRPRTGNAVYGLFGRDFVTADGQRTMIVVVTPRQWSNLISVLGIGEAIAAIEATRGVSFARDDGLRFAHRDALFSLFEAAIAARGHAELAAAFDAAGVVHSAYRTMLDAVNDPAMVADNPIFGSAPNPSHLVYPAAGAFASVPQVERTAPQSAPRNGQHSEEVLSQRLNLSSGEIARLIDSGIVGTAA
- a CDS encoding acetyl-CoA C-acetyltransferase, producing MTQLRTQSLRRAAIVAPLRTAVGKFGGSLSSMGAGDLGAVIIKALIERTGIDPARVDDVVFAQGYGNGEAPAIGRWSWLAAGYPIEVPGYQLDRRCGSGLQAVIDAAMMVQTGASDVVLAGGVESMSNVEHYTTQIRKGVKSGGLELHDRLTRGRVMSQPISRFGVITGMIETAENCAKDYGITREACDAYAVRSHQRATAAWANGLFADELVPVPVPQRKGDPVLFAHDEGYRADATMESLGALRPLEGGVVTAGNASQQNDAGAACLVVAEDKLEELGLEPIAWFHSWAAAGCEPSRMGIGPVPAVERLFRRSGLGWNDLGVIELNEAFAPQVLAVLKGWGWSDDDSRHEILNVNGSGISLGHPIGATGGRILANLTREMQRRGSRYGLETMCIGGGQGLAAIFEKA
- a CDS encoding acyl-CoA dehydrogenase family protein, which gives rise to MPNSSPFEKALEGARSFRAAALDKLRLRLEVSHIDTEQRAAHGFAWVATSVAALEAVAEWLEAGGNANPLDAKVARLAFAETISQLIGGLPMGQNEIFRPGDLDLGEAAFALREAALDVIHGDHAKARADVAAALAEGQWPSETFHDSELDAIRDQYRRFTDAEIIPHAHKWHLANDLIPDETVQHMADLGTFGVCIPEEFGGLGLGKLVMCLVTEELSRGWIGTGSLGTRSEIAGELIVLGGTEAQKAHWLPKIASGEVLPTAVFTEPDVGSDLGSLQTRARQDASGEWVIDGAKTWITHAARSDLMTMLTRTLPDARGYAGLSMLLVPKPRGTEGDPFPAEGMAGSEIEVLGYRGMREFALSFDGMRAPADALLGGEEGQGFKQIMRTFEGARIQTAARAVGVARRALELGLDYALARKQFGKAIVQFPRVADKLAMSLTDMVLARELTYAAARAKDSGKRCDIEAGMAKLLGARAAWSNADAALQIHGGNGYALEFEISRVLCDARILNIFEGAAEIQAQVIAKGMAGGRN